A portion of the Desulfosoma caldarium genome contains these proteins:
- a CDS encoding LL-diaminopimelate aminotransferase, translating to MSVDFADRVKNLPPYLFKEIDRLKAELLAKGVDVINLGVGDPDLPTPPHIIERLQKAALDPANHQYPLYSGMNAFRDAVARWYKRRFNVDLDPSSQVLTLIGSKEGIAHLPLAFINPGDLALVPSPAYPVYQVSVMFAGGTSHIMPLVKENGFLPNLDDIPEDTARHAKLLFINYPNNPTGAVADAAFFEKVVAFAKRYDIIVCHDAAYSEMAFDGYRPMSFLQVPGAMDVGIEFHSLSKTYNMTGWRIGFAVGNAHVISGLAQIKSNVDSGVFNAVQLAGVEALDGDQNCVQQMQAIYQERRDILIQGLRRAGLDAQPPKATFYVWCPTPRGMSSADFTAKLLKEAGIVTTPGSGFGEPGEGYVRMALTVDKERLQEAVERILKLSW from the coding sequence ATGAGTGTGGATTTTGCGGATCGAGTCAAGAATCTTCCCCCTTACCTTTTCAAGGAAATCGACCGACTGAAGGCGGAGCTTCTGGCCAAGGGCGTGGACGTGATCAATCTGGGTGTGGGCGATCCGGATCTTCCCACACCGCCGCACATCATTGAACGTCTTCAAAAGGCAGCGCTCGATCCGGCCAACCATCAGTACCCTCTGTATTCGGGAATGAACGCCTTTCGGGATGCGGTGGCTCGTTGGTACAAAAGACGTTTTAACGTGGATCTGGATCCTTCTTCACAGGTCTTGACCCTGATCGGGTCCAAAGAAGGCATCGCCCACCTGCCTTTGGCCTTCATCAATCCCGGGGATCTGGCCCTGGTGCCCAGCCCCGCGTATCCGGTGTATCAGGTCTCGGTCATGTTTGCCGGCGGCACATCCCACATCATGCCCCTGGTTAAAGAAAACGGGTTTCTACCGAATCTGGACGACATTCCCGAGGACACGGCCCGGCACGCCAAGCTGCTTTTTATCAACTATCCCAACAATCCCACGGGCGCTGTGGCCGACGCGGCCTTTTTTGAAAAGGTGGTCGCCTTTGCCAAACGTTACGACATCATCGTGTGCCATGATGCGGCGTATTCGGAAATGGCCTTTGACGGCTACCGCCCCATGAGTTTCCTCCAAGTTCCTGGGGCCATGGACGTGGGCATAGAATTCCATTCCCTGTCCAAGACCTACAACATGACGGGATGGCGCATCGGGTTTGCCGTGGGCAATGCCCACGTCATTTCAGGCCTTGCGCAGATCAAGAGCAACGTGGATTCGGGCGTCTTTAACGCCGTGCAACTGGCCGGCGTGGAAGCTCTAGACGGGGATCAAAACTGCGTTCAGCAAATGCAGGCCATCTATCAGGAACGGCGCGACATTTTGATCCAAGGGCTCCGCCGTGCGGGACTGGATGCTCAGCCGCCCAAGGCCACCTTTTACGTATGGTGCCCGACGCCTCGGGGCATGTCGTCCGCCGATTTCACGGCAAAACTTCTGAAGGAAGCCGGCATCGTTACCACTCCGGGAAGCGGGTTTGGCGAGCCCGGCGAAGGTTACGTGCGCATGGCCCTGACCGTGGACAAGGAACGATTGCAGGAAGCCGTGGAGCGCATTCTCAAGCTTTCCTGGTAG
- the dapB gene encoding 4-hydroxy-tetrahydrodipicolinate reductase, with protein sequence MVRAAVAGIGGRMGSRIAQILGQTEGITLVGGLERPGHAAVGCDVGALSGTRPSGVVVEDTVERVLERCDVLIDFTVPEASLNHMKAAAAAGRAMVIGTTGFSPDQQESIRTLAQKIACVLAPNMSVGVNVLFKVLRDIARLLGPDYDVEIVEAHHRFKKDAPSGTALKLADAVAQARGCTLEDVGVYARHGLIGERPREAIGIQTLRGGDVVGEHTVFFYGMGERIEVTHRAHSRDNFARGAITAAKWVVGKPAGLYSMLDVLGIAD encoded by the coding sequence ATGGTGAGAGCAGCGGTGGCCGGAATTGGAGGTCGAATGGGATCGCGCATTGCGCAGATCCTGGGTCAGACGGAGGGTATCACTCTCGTCGGTGGTTTAGAGCGGCCGGGGCATGCGGCCGTGGGGTGCGACGTGGGCGCTTTGAGCGGCACTCGACCCAGCGGCGTGGTCGTGGAAGATACCGTGGAACGTGTTCTGGAACGCTGTGACGTTCTCATTGATTTCACCGTTCCCGAAGCCTCCTTGAATCATATGAAGGCAGCGGCTGCGGCGGGCAGGGCCATGGTCATCGGCACCACGGGATTTAGCCCAGATCAGCAGGAATCCATCCGAACGCTCGCACAAAAGATAGCCTGCGTTCTGGCGCCCAACATGAGCGTTGGGGTCAATGTGCTTTTCAAGGTCCTCAGGGACATAGCCCGCCTCTTGGGTCCCGACTACGACGTGGAAATCGTGGAAGCCCATCATCGGTTCAAAAAAGACGCGCCCAGTGGAACGGCCCTGAAACTTGCCGACGCGGTGGCCCAGGCGCGAGGTTGCACATTGGAGGATGTGGGCGTGTATGCACGCCACGGCCTCATTGGAGAAAGACCTCGAGAGGCTATCGGCATACAGACCTTGAGAGGCGGCGATGTGGTGGGGGAGCACACAGTGTTCTTTTATGGTATGGGAGAAAGGATCGAAGTGACCCATCGAGCTCACAGCCGGGATAACTTCGCACGCGGGGCCATCACCGCCGCCAAATGGGTGGTGGGAAAACCGGCCGGATTGTACAGCATGTTGGATGTGTTGGGGATTGCAGACTGA
- the dapA gene encoding 4-hydroxy-tetrahydrodipicolinate synthase, whose protein sequence is MFEGAYVAIVTPFQNGRIDEPALRDLIEFQIENGTHGIVPCGTTGESATLSHEEHERVVEITVDQVKKRVPVIAGTGSNNTTEAIRLTKHAKECGADAALMIAPYYNKPTQEGLYQHFKQVAETVDLPIIVYNIPGRTAVNMEPETIARLAHIPNIVGVKEATGSMKQITEIVRLCGDDFTVLSGEDYITFPLMCVGGKGVISVVSNIAPRDMADMCTHFLNGRFQQAYALYYKLLPLCHAMFVETNPAPVKAALKMMGKIQSDEVRLPLVGLTEANRAKVAHALRDYGLI, encoded by the coding sequence ATGTTTGAGGGAGCCTATGTGGCCATCGTTACCCCCTTTCAGAACGGACGCATTGACGAACCGGCACTGAGAGATCTTATCGAATTTCAGATCGAAAACGGCACGCACGGCATCGTGCCCTGCGGTACCACCGGAGAGTCGGCCACGCTCAGCCACGAAGAGCACGAACGGGTTGTGGAAATTACCGTGGACCAGGTGAAAAAGCGTGTTCCGGTCATCGCCGGCACCGGTTCTAACAACACCACCGAAGCCATTCGCTTGACCAAACACGCCAAGGAATGCGGCGCCGATGCAGCCCTCATGATCGCTCCCTACTACAACAAACCGACCCAGGAAGGCCTGTATCAGCATTTCAAACAGGTGGCCGAAACGGTGGATCTTCCTATCATCGTTTACAACATTCCGGGACGCACGGCCGTGAACATGGAACCCGAAACCATCGCGCGCTTGGCTCACATCCCCAATATCGTGGGAGTCAAGGAAGCCACGGGGTCCATGAAACAGATCACTGAGATCGTTCGGCTGTGCGGTGATGATTTTACCGTCCTTTCCGGCGAGGACTACATCACGTTTCCTCTCATGTGCGTCGGCGGCAAGGGCGTCATTTCGGTGGTGTCCAACATCGCACCTCGTGACATGGCCGACATGTGTACCCATTTCCTGAACGGTCGTTTTCAGCAGGCCTACGCTCTTTATTACAAGCTGCTCCCCTTGTGCCATGCAATGTTCGTGGAAACCAACCCGGCTCCGGTTAAGGCTGCCCTGAAGATGATGGGCAAGATTCAAAGCGACGAGGTCCGCCTGCCCTTGGTGGGCTTGACGGAAGCAAACAGGGCCAAGGTGGCGCACGCCTTAAGGGATTATGGGCTGATTTAG
- the dapF gene encoding diaminopimelate epimerase — MERIPFLKMTGSGNDFILIDNRTGLVPLEGCKDFVKAVCRRKLSAGADGVILIENDAECDFAWRFYNADGSEAEMCGNGARCAARFAHLRGIVSRPSMIFRTLAGKIQAHVDGLRVRVQMTPPHGYRPNLNVVIEDQTLRVHAINTGVPHVVLFADSPKTLSQWDVFAVGRSLRYHSLFAPAGTNVNFVAVLGPSQLKIRTYERGVEDETLACGTGSIAAALIAAAQGLVQPPVHVETQSGETLVIHFHQTEEAFDEVFLEGDARVVYEGLLWSETLGSVREKQDR; from the coding sequence ATGGAGCGTATTCCTTTCTTGAAAATGACGGGTTCAGGCAACGACTTTATTCTCATTGACAACCGCACGGGACTTGTACCTCTTGAAGGTTGCAAAGACTTTGTCAAAGCCGTGTGTCGTCGAAAGCTTTCGGCGGGCGCCGACGGCGTCATCCTCATCGAAAACGATGCCGAATGCGACTTTGCCTGGCGCTTTTACAACGCCGATGGCAGTGAAGCGGAAATGTGCGGCAACGGCGCTCGCTGCGCCGCTCGATTCGCCCATCTTCGAGGCATTGTTTCCCGCCCGAGCATGATTTTTCGAACCTTGGCGGGAAAGATTCAAGCCCATGTGGATGGCCTTCGCGTGCGCGTTCAGATGACGCCCCCTCACGGCTACCGCCCCAATCTGAACGTGGTTATCGAGGATCAAACCCTGCGCGTTCATGCCATCAACACCGGTGTGCCTCACGTGGTGCTTTTTGCGGACTCCCCCAAGACCCTCTCCCAATGGGACGTTTTCGCCGTGGGTCGATCTCTTCGGTATCATTCCCTCTTTGCGCCGGCGGGAACCAACGTCAATTTCGTTGCGGTCCTCGGCCCATCTCAGCTCAAGATTCGAACCTACGAGCGCGGCGTTGAAGACGAAACGCTGGCCTGTGGTACCGGATCCATCGCGGCTGCCCTTATCGCGGCCGCTCAAGGCCTTGTTCAACCACCTGTCCATGTGGAAACACAAAGCGGTGAAACGCTGGTAATCCACTTTCACCAGACGGAGGAGGCGTTCGACGAGGTTTTTTTAGAGGGGGATGCCAGAGTGGTCTACGAGGGCCTATTGTGGTCGGAGACACTCGGCTCGGTACGCGAAAAACAGGACCGTTGA
- the lysA gene encoding diaminopimelate decarboxylase, whose product MHHFQYRQGRLYGEEVPVEAIVKDVGTPVYIYSRATLTHHFQVFDGAFSSIPHLTCYSVKANSNLAILALFGSLGGGVDIVSGGELFRARRAGIAPAKIVYSGVGKTREEIDDALSEDILMFNIESRQELEAISQRAQALGRTARIALRVNPDVDPKTHPYIATGMEKNKFGIRVDEAIESYRYAMRLPHIKVVGIDCHIGSQLTDTQPFVDALKRLRILMERLYALGISVQYLDLGGGLGIPYADEEPPHPVEYAKAILKEMNGLSCTLIFEPGRVLVGNAGILVTRVLYTKTTPTKHFIIVDAGMNDLIRPSLYGAYHHIQPVVPYERDEETVDVVGPICESGDFLARQRTLPRVEPGELLAVMSAGAYGFSMSSNYNSRPRPAEVLVDGSTYHVIRHRETREDLVRLEKIPPM is encoded by the coding sequence ATGCACCATTTTCAGTACCGCCAAGGACGGTTGTATGGGGAAGAGGTCCCCGTGGAAGCCATCGTGAAAGATGTCGGAACGCCGGTCTATATCTACAGCCGAGCCACCTTGACGCATCATTTTCAGGTTTTTGACGGAGCTTTTTCTTCGATTCCGCACCTGACCTGCTATTCGGTCAAGGCCAACTCCAACCTGGCCATTCTGGCCCTTTTTGGGTCTTTGGGTGGGGGTGTGGACATTGTGTCCGGGGGTGAACTGTTTCGAGCGCGCCGCGCCGGTATTGCTCCGGCAAAGATCGTCTATTCGGGTGTGGGAAAAACTCGGGAAGAAATTGACGATGCCCTTTCTGAAGACATTCTCATGTTTAACATCGAATCGCGGCAGGAACTGGAAGCCATCAGCCAGAGAGCTCAAGCCCTGGGGCGCACAGCTCGCATTGCCCTGCGGGTCAATCCCGATGTGGATCCGAAGACGCATCCCTACATCGCCACAGGCATGGAAAAGAACAAATTCGGCATTCGAGTGGACGAAGCCATTGAAAGTTACCGGTACGCCATGAGGTTGCCTCACATCAAGGTGGTCGGGATCGACTGTCACATTGGCAGCCAATTGACCGACACACAACCTTTTGTGGATGCCCTCAAGAGGCTTCGCATTCTTATGGAGCGGCTGTACGCCTTGGGTATTTCCGTCCAGTATCTGGATCTCGGGGGTGGTTTGGGCATTCCCTATGCCGACGAGGAGCCGCCGCACCCTGTGGAATACGCCAAGGCAATTCTTAAGGAAATGAACGGCCTTTCCTGCACACTCATCTTTGAACCCGGTCGCGTCCTTGTGGGCAATGCCGGCATTTTGGTCACCCGCGTCCTGTACACCAAGACCACGCCAACGAAGCATTTCATCATTGTGGACGCCGGCATGAACGACCTCATTCGCCCAAGTCTGTACGGAGCCTATCATCACATTCAGCCTGTGGTGCCCTACGAAAGAGACGAGGAAACGGTGGACGTGGTTGGTCCCATCTGCGAAAGTGGAGATTTTCTCGCCCGCCAAAGAACCCTGCCTCGGGTGGAACCGGGTGAACTGCTGGCGGTGATGAGTGCCGGAGCGTACGGGTTCAGCATGTCGTCTAACTATAATTCCCGACCGCGTCCCGCCGAAGTCCTGGTGGACGGAAGCACCTACCATGTGATTCGACATCGAGAAACACGTGAGGATCTGGTTCGGCTGGAAAAGATTCCCCCGATGTGA